A region from the Variovorax sp. RKNM96 genome encodes:
- a CDS encoding tripartite tricarboxylate transporter substrate binding protein, translated as MTINRRGALGAALATTLAASLPVRAFAQGNGNWPSKPIKIIVPYPPGGSSDIIARAISQPLSEALGQSVIIDNRAGANGNLGADLLAKAPADGYTLMLCDLGALAISPSLYPKLPFDPSKDLRSVGMLAYSPHLLVVHPSVQASTLKELVELSKKSDLNFAVTASGSTAHLAGIELQRKVGAKWEYVPYKGGVQAVLDTVSGQTQVLMNGMLATYPQVQAGKLKLIAVSKATRMPLIGSVPTIAEQGAPGYESGTWQGVVAGRGVPDAVIARLNRELTRIIRTPDIRARLAGQGAEVVTMTAPEQDQFFAKERARWAQVIKEASVKLD; from the coding sequence ATGACCATCAACCGACGCGGCGCACTGGGCGCCGCCCTGGCCACGACCTTGGCCGCCAGCCTGCCGGTGCGCGCGTTCGCACAGGGCAACGGCAACTGGCCGTCCAAGCCGATCAAGATCATCGTCCCGTACCCGCCGGGCGGCTCGTCCGACATCATTGCGCGCGCCATCAGCCAGCCGCTGTCGGAAGCGTTGGGCCAGTCGGTCATCATCGACAACCGCGCGGGCGCCAACGGCAACCTGGGCGCCGATCTGCTGGCCAAGGCGCCGGCCGATGGCTACACGCTGATGCTGTGCGACCTGGGCGCGCTGGCGATCAGCCCGTCGCTCTATCCCAAGCTGCCGTTCGATCCGTCCAAGGACCTGCGCAGCGTGGGCATGCTGGCCTACTCGCCGCACCTCCTGGTGGTGCATCCCTCGGTGCAGGCGAGCACGCTCAAGGAACTGGTCGAGCTCTCGAAGAAAAGCGATCTCAACTTCGCCGTCACCGCCAGTGGCAGCACCGCGCACCTGGCCGGCATCGAGTTGCAGCGCAAGGTCGGCGCGAAGTGGGAATACGTGCCCTACAAGGGCGGCGTGCAGGCCGTGCTCGACACCGTCTCGGGCCAGACGCAGGTGCTGATGAACGGCATGCTCGCCACCTACCCGCAGGTGCAGGCCGGCAAGCTCAAGCTGATCGCTGTGTCCAAGGCCACGCGCATGCCGCTGATCGGCAGCGTGCCGACCATCGCGGAGCAGGGCGCGCCCGGCTACGAGTCGGGCACCTGGCAGGGCGTGGTCGCCGGACGCGGCGTGCCCGATGCGGTGATCGCGCGGCTCAACCGCGAGCTCACCCGCATCATCCGCACCCCCGACATCCGCGCCCGCCTCGCAGGCCAGGGCGCCGAGGTCGTGACCATGACTGCGCCCGAGCAGGACCAGTTCTTCGCCAAGGAGCGCGCGCGCTGGGCCCAGGTGATCAAGGAAGCCAGCGTCAAGCTCGACTGA